From the Bacillus solimangrovi genome, the window TTTTTCTAGCTGTTCTTTTTTATTATCATCATCTTCAATAAGTGCCTGAGAAATATTAATAATACCGTGAAGTGGTGTTTTAAGTTCATGAGAAGTTCGGAATAGAAAATCATCCTTCATTTTATCCTCTTTTACTAACTGCTCAGTGTATAACTCTTGTGCTTCCTCACGCTGTCGTTTAAGAATATTTATCTTATCTACTAATGCAAGTGATAATAATAGAGATTCGAGACAAGCAGCTACTTGTGGGATAACATCAAAATATATCGCGCGGAAACTAATTATTCCCAGAAAACTTAATGCTTGTAGAATGATAGACACAAGTAAAATCGACCATCCCAACAAATAAAGTCGAGCAGTGCGATTTCCTTTCTGCATAACCCTAAGTGCAGATATCCACAATAAGATAGAGATAATTAGTGCTAAAAGTGGAGCACTGAGATTTAATATACGATCTGGAATTAGCCAAAAAAATAACAACATCAAAAGACTTAGACGAGAGAAAAATGAAAGTGTTATATGTAATTTTGGCAATATTTTCTTAGTCTCTAAAAATTCTTGTCCAAACATAACCATAGCCACGCACAGTAACAACGACGAAAAATCAACATTATCAGCAATAAACCATACTGGAAGGTACTCTCCAAGATATTCAAGGTCTAAGCCATTCATAAATAATTGTAATAGCATGAATGAAATTAAATAGAAAATGTAGTAAACATATACTCTTTCTCTTAAAGAAAAGTATAAAAATAAATTATATAAAACAAGAGAACCTATAAAGCCATAAAAGAAGCCTGATGAGAATTTATTATCTTTAATTGATTCAATTAGTCCCTCATAAGAATATAATTGTGAGAGTACAGTAACAGGAAATTTTTCACCTATTAATTTAATATAAATTGTCTCAATATCTGTTGGATCAAATTGAAACAACATCGACCGAAAATTAATCTCTCGATCCCCTAGATTATTTAAGCCACCCTCTTGTACTTCATATGTATGATTACTTTTCACAAAATAAGCTTCGATTACCTCAAGCCGGTTATAGTACTCAAGCCAAGTCAGCTCATTAAAATTATCACCAATTAATTCCTTTTCTAACTTCAGCCATACTGTATCATTCGTGTAACCAAAATAAGGATACTTTGAATCACTATTGACAAATTCATCATTATACTTACCGGAAAGAATATCATCAATTGTAACCGCTCCTGATGAATCTCTGAAAACTTCATAATTCAGCCCTAAAGGGTAATTATTAACCTTTTCTTCAGCAAGTACATTACTTGGCAATAACCATATCAAAGATAAAATTATAATATTTAGTAAAAAAATATGTCTTCTCCACTTATTCAAACTTACGTTTATACTTCTTTTTACTACTGTCATTGATTGCTCTCCTTATGTACCTTATAAGTTAACACTTTTATCCTCAGTTTTTTAAATAAACATTTTTAGTAGATGCTCTAATTCTGCTTGTTATGCTTCCATAAATTCACTTGTAAATATAAGGTGATTATCAATATTTCCACCCTGATGTTCTTGTAGGTTTGGACGACAGAATGCAGGTAGGAAATAATCATGGTGATAAACATCATTTTCATATTTATATGATAAATTAGCTTTTGATTTGATAGTAAAATATTCTCAGTGTCTTTTCTACTATATTAACCTTATAAAAAAGTAATATATAGTATTTTAGCATCTCACTGTAACAATTGGTAATTGGAGGGGTATATGGAAAAATAATTTATTCATTCATTAACTATCATTTTGTTTTTCCAATGGTATAGACGAAGTATATTTCTTTTAAGAAGTTGAATTGTTGAATAAAGAAAGATGTGAAGGGATGAACATATTGTTGTGTTTATATAATTACCCATTTGAAAATGGATGATTGGTAAGAAGCATTTAAGGTTTATCGGAGTTTCGAGAGTAATGATCGACGTCATGACACAATAGAATACTCTAAAAACGAATACCGTGGTTCAATTCATTTCGTTTGTATTTATAGATAGATTGAAGTGATAATGATATATCCTTCTTATGTAACAGTTTTTCCTTTACCTTTGTTCTCAATTCGAGCTAGAACATGTAAGTAGAAAACCATCAATTTTGTAAAATAACTCAGTAGAATTTAATTTTTATTCAATGAAATTGCTGTCATTACTGAAGTTTAATTAAATTATTGCAACACAAGTGCCCTACTTTGACACTTTCATATATATCCTACTTGTATTATTTTGGAAAATAAATAGATAGAATTCACTCTATCATAAGGTTCTTAACAAAACCTTAAATAATTAAATGTTGAGAGTGATTGAAAAACTGTTCTCAACATTTAATTTCATATCTTCGAGCTTTTCATCGTTTTAAATTTCATCAAGAATGGTTTAGATATCACCTTTTGAATATTTTTTAAGAAAGTATATTCCTTTTTATAACTATCATTTTTCCCCTCTAAATCATAAAATGTATCCTGTAACCCTTGATTTAGACTCAATATTTAAAGAAATTTGTATTATTGAAGGTAGCATGAGGGGTATTTGATTCACGATAATGACAGTTCCGAAATAGAATGTAGTGGTTACTTGTTGACAGAGACTTTTCTTTTTTGCTAATATACCCTCATAGGTATATTACTTATAAATTATTCTTGGAGGTTACAGCATGAACGTAGACAAAGTATTAGATGCAAAAGGATTAGCGTGTCCGATGCCAATTGTGCAAACGAAAAAAGCAATTAATGAATTAACAACAGGTCAAGTTCTTGAAATTCATACAACAGATAAAGGTGCTCAAAATGATCTAACAGCATGGGCAGCATCAGGTGGTCATGAAATGCTAAAAGGTGAAGAAGAGAATGGTGTATTTAAGTTTTGGATTAAGAAAGGTTAAGTTTTAAACATTTATATACCCCTATTAGTATAAAAAGGTTTAGGAGGTGAGTGAAGTTGTCTGAACAAAAGTCTACAAATATTATTCTCTTTAGTGGAGATTATGATAAAGCGATGGCAGGTTATATTATTGCAAATGGTGCTGCTGCATATGACCATAAAGTTACGATTTTTCATACGTTCTGGGGTTTGAATGCGTTACGAAAAGATGAAAATGTGCATGTTAAGAAGGGGCTAATGGATAAGATGTTCGGAAAGATGATGCCTCGTGGTGCAGATAAATTAGGGTTATCAAATATGCACTTTGCAGGAATCGGTCCAAAGATGATAAAAAATGTTATGAAGAAGCATAACGCAACATCATTGCCTGACTTAATTGAAATGGCAAAAATGCAAGATATAAATTTAGTCGCATGCCAAATGACGGTTGATCTATTAGGATTCAAACGAGAAGAATTGATGGATGGGATTGAATATGCTGGTGTTGCTGCATATTTAGCAGATGCTGAAAATGGTAATGTGAATCTATTTATTTAATTAATAATTAAGGTGGATACAGGAATGGATATACTCATTAATATCGTCTTATTTGGGTTAGTTGCATGGTTCCTTTTCACAAGATTTGCTCCAGTTAAGGGTATGAAACAAATTACAACAACAGACCTAAGAGGTGTGCTCAAGTCTACGAGTAGTCAGTTGATTGATGTACGCACACAGAGTGAATTCAAGGCAAATCATATCAAGCGATTTAAGAATATTCCGCTGGATGAAGTTGAAGCACGCTTACATGAACTTTCGAAAGATAGAGAAGTCATTGTGATTTGTCAAAGTGGGATGAGAAGCAATAAAGCTAGTAAGCTATTAATCAAACATGGGTTTACAAAAGTAACGAATGTTAAGGGCGGTATGAGCGCTTGGTAAGAAAATGGAGGAAACGTTCATGAGAGAAATGACAACGATGGAAGTTTTACAGTTACTAAATAACGGTGAAAAAGTTAGCATCATTGATGTTCGTGAATATGAAGAAGTTCAAATGGGGAAAATTCCTGAAGCGAAGAATATTCCGTTAGGGGAATTAGCAAGACGTAAGGATGAACTAGAGAAAAATGAACAAGCGCATATTATCGTATGTCAGTCTGGCAATCGTAGTAAAGCAGCGACTGGTTTATTAGAGAACATGGGTTATAAAGCGATTAATATGGTTGGTGGGATGAATAACTGGAAGGGTTCTACTGAATAACTTTCACACATCAGTAAGTGGATACTTTATTTATCCACCTACTGATGGTTATGCAAGTATAGACGATCGTTTAAATGAGAATTGTATCCTTATATTATTTTTTTGTAATTCAATATACCCTAATAGGTATTTTAGGAGGTCATTATGGAGATTCAAACAGATCTTATCGTTGATGCAAAAGGACTTGCATGTCCAATGCCGATTGTAAAAACGAAAAAAGGAATGAATGAGTTACAAGCTGGTCAAGTAATGGAAGTACATGCAACTGATAAGGGTTCAACTGCAGATATTAAAGCTTGGGCTGAAAGTGGCGGACATCAATACATCGGTACAGTTGAAGCAGATGGTGTATTGAAACACTTTTTAAGAAGAGCAAGTGGAGAAGAAAATGGTGAAAAGAAACATCCACATGTTGTTTCAAATGATGAGTTACAATCGATTCTACAAAATAACGAGGAAATGGTGCTACTAGATGTTCGTGAACAAGCCGAATATGCATTTAATCACATACCAAATGCAAAGTCATTTCCGTTAGAGAACTTTGAAAAAAATGTAACGGAATTAAATCCAGCACATACCTTCTATATTATTTGTCGAACGGGCAATCGTAGTGATGTTGTTGCTCAAAAGTTAACTGAAGCAGGTTTTGTTCATGTTTTCAACGTCGTACCTGGTATGAGTGAGTGGACGGGTACAACTGCTGGTTTGGAATAAGCTCATATAAAATAACAAAATTAAAGGAGTGTTACGATGTCTAATCGAGTCGCAATTATCGCAAGTAATGGTGGGTTATTTGATGCATACAAAGTATTCAATATTGCAACGGCTGCAGCCGCAAGTGATCAAGAGGTAGCTATTTTCTTCACGTTTGAAGGTCTTAATCTGATTCATAAGCAAGCAAATACACAGCTTCCAATGCCAGAAGGAAAAGAACATTTTGCACAAGGATTTTCAGATGCGAATGTACCATCTATTCCTGAATTAGTCGGAATGGCTAAGGAATTAGGGGTTAAGTTCATTGGTTGTCAGATGACGATGGATGTCATGAAGTTAACGACTGATGACTTTGTTGAAGGCATTGAAGTTGGTGGAGCTGTAACCTTTTTAGAATTTGCAAAACAAGCGGAAGTAACATTGACATTTTAAATCAAACGTTAAGTTATAAAATTTTTTACAATAAATTATACAGTAGGGGGTAAAAAGGTGTCAGTCAGAAAAATGACAGCTCATGAAGTGACGGAAAAAGTGTTGAATAAGGAAAGCTTATTTATCTTAGATGTGCGTAATGAAAGTGATTTTAATGATTGGAAAATCGAAGGCGAAAATTTCGAATATCTAAACGTTCCATACTTTGAGTTACTCGATGGTGTTACTATCATTATGGATAAAATCCCAACTGATAAAGAAATTCTCGTCGTTTGTGCTAAGGAAGGTTCTTCTATACTTGTAGCTGAGATGTTGTCGGAAGAAGGTCTAGACGTTTCTTATTTAAGCGGTGGGATGAAGTCTTGGAGTGAACATCTTTATAAAGCTAACGTATACGAAGATGATGATATCAAAGTATTTCAGTTTGTTCGTGTTGGAAAAGGTTGTTTGTCGTACATGGTTGTATCAGACGGCGAAGCGTTGATCGTTGACCCATCACGATTCACTACCGAATATATAGAAGCAGCACGGGAAGAGGGAGCGACGATTACTCACATCGTTGATTCACATTTGCATGCCGATCATATTTCAGGTGGGAAGGAATTAGCAGAGGTTACAGATGCTAATTATTACTTGATGAAGAGTGAAGGTGCAGTATTCAATTTCAATCCGTTAGAAGATTACGAGAAAATTGAGTTCAAACATGTTGAATTAGAAGTGCTTGCAGTGAAAACACCTGGACATACCCCAGGAAGTGTTTCATTCTTTGTAAATAAGAAGTTATTATTCTCAGGTGATACGATCTTTGTTAGTGGGCTAGGCCGACCTGACTTAGGGAATAAAGTGAGAGAATGGGCAAATGACTTATATAACACGGTCTATAACAAAGTATCGCAAATTGCAGATGATGTGATCGTTTTACCTGCTCATTATGCGGACTTTGATACTGAAATGAATGAACAAGGATATATTGGAGATACGTTAGGAAACATCCGTACACGAAATGAAAAGATGTTCACAGCATCAAGAGAAAGCTTCCTAAATGATGTTGAAAAATCAGCTAGCTCAGTGAAACCACCTAATTTTGAAGAAATTATCTCAATTAATCGAGGCGTCGAAGCTGCTGATGTTGAGAGGCAGCAAGAGTTAGAAATCGGGCCAAATCGCTGTGCAGTTCATCATACGGATTAATCATGAACGATGCTGAAGGAAATCATGAAGGGTACTTTACTATAAAGTGCCCTTTATGTTGTTAGAAGGGGGAGATATGATGGATATCATGTTTATGATTACAATTTTCCTTATTGGTTTTATAGGTTCTTTTATTTCTGGGATGGTTGGAATTGGTGGTTCGATCATTAAGTATCCAATGTTACTCTACATTCCACCATTACTCGGCTTTACGGCTTTTACCGCACATGAAGTATCTGGCATTAGTGCTGTTCAAGTATTCTTTGCAACGATTGGTGGTGTATGGGTCTATCGAAAAGGTGGTTACTTAAATAAAACACTTATCCTCTATATGGGGACTAGTATTCTAGCAGGTAGTTTTATTGGTGGTTATGGCTCTAAACTAATGGCGGCTGATACTGTAAATCTTGTGTATGGAGTTTTAGCAACAATTGCCGCTATCATGATGTTCGTGCCGAAGAAGGGCAATGAGGATATTCCACTTGAGCAAGTTACGTTTAACAAATGGTTAGCTGCAACACTCGCATTTATAGTTGGAATAGGTG encodes:
- a CDS encoding sulfurtransferase TusA family protein, whose amino-acid sequence is MMEIQTDLIVDAKGLACPMPIVKTKKGMNELQAGQVMEVHATDKGSTADIKAWAESGGHQYIGTVEADGVLKHFLRRASGEENGEKKHPHVVSNDELQSILQNNEEMVLLDVREQAEYAFNHIPNAKSFPLENFEKNVTELNPAHTFYIICRTGNRSDVVAQKLTEAGFVHVFNVVPGMSEWTGTTAGLE
- a CDS encoding 7TM diverse intracellular signaling domain-containing protein yields the protein MTVVKRSINVSLNKWRRHIFLLNIIILSLIWLLPSNVLAEEKVNNYPLGLNYEVFRDSSGAVTIDDILSGKYNDEFVNSDSKYPYFGYTNDTVWLKLEKELIGDNFNELTWLEYYNRLEVIEAYFVKSNHTYEVQEGGLNNLGDREINFRSMLFQFDPTDIETIYIKLIGEKFPVTVLSQLYSYEGLIESIKDNKFSSGFFYGFIGSLVLYNLFLYFSLRERVYVYYIFYLISFMLLQLFMNGLDLEYLGEYLPVWFIADNVDFSSLLLCVAMVMFGQEFLETKKILPKLHITLSFFSRLSLLMLLFFWLIPDRILNLSAPLLALIISILLWISALRVMQKGNRTARLYLLGWSILLVSIILQALSFLGIISFRAIYFDVIPQVAACLESLLLSLALVDKINILKRQREEAQELYTEQLVKEDKMKDDFLFRTSHELKTPLHGIINISQALIEDDDNKKEQLEK
- a CDS encoding MBL fold metallo-hydrolase, which encodes MTAHEVTEKVLNKESLFILDVRNESDFNDWKIEGENFEYLNVPYFELLDGVTIIMDKIPTDKEILVVCAKEGSSILVAEMLSEEGLDVSYLSGGMKSWSEHLYKANVYEDDDIKVFQFVRVGKGCLSYMVVSDGEALIVDPSRFTTEYIEAAREEGATITHIVDSHLHADHISGGKELAEVTDANYYLMKSEGAVFNFNPLEDYEKIEFKHVELEVLAVKTPGHTPGSVSFFVNKKLLFSGDTIFVSGLGRPDLGNKVREWANDLYNTVYNKVSQIADDVIVLPAHYADFDTEMNEQGYIGDTLGNIRTRNEKMFTASRESFLNDVEKSASSVKPPNFEEIISINRGVEAADVERQQELEIGPNRCAVHHTD
- a CDS encoding DsrE/DsrF/DrsH-like family protein, translating into MSNRVAIIASNGGLFDAYKVFNIATAAAASDQEVAIFFTFEGLNLIHKQANTQLPMPEGKEHFAQGFSDANVPSIPELVGMAKELGVKFIGCQMTMDVMKLTTDDFVEGIEVGGAVTFLEFAKQAEVTLTF
- a CDS encoding sulfurtransferase TusA family protein — protein: MNVDKVLDAKGLACPMPIVQTKKAINELTTGQVLEIHTTDKGAQNDLTAWAASGGHEMLKGEEENGVFKFWIKKG
- a CDS encoding rhodanese-like domain-containing protein, producing the protein MREMTTMEVLQLLNNGEKVSIIDVREYEEVQMGKIPEAKNIPLGELARRKDELEKNEQAHIIVCQSGNRSKAATGLLENMGYKAINMVGGMNNWKGSTE
- a CDS encoding sulfite exporter TauE/SafE family protein, with protein sequence MDIMFMITIFLIGFIGSFISGMVGIGGSIIKYPMLLYIPPLLGFTAFTAHEVSGISAVQVFFATIGGVWVYRKGGYLNKTLILYMGTSILAGSFIGGYGSKLMAADTVNLVYGVLATIAAIMMFVPKKGNEDIPLEQVTFNKWLAATLAFIVGIGAGIVGAAGAFILVPIMLVVLKIPTRMTIASSLAITFISSIGSTIGKVTTGQVEYVPAIIMIVASLLAAPLGAKVGKTVNTKILQVILAILILSSALKIWSDFLGF
- a CDS encoding DsrE/DsrF/DrsH-like family protein; protein product: MSEQKSTNIILFSGDYDKAMAGYIIANGAAAYDHKVTIFHTFWGLNALRKDENVHVKKGLMDKMFGKMMPRGADKLGLSNMHFAGIGPKMIKNVMKKHNATSLPDLIEMAKMQDINLVACQMTVDLLGFKREELMDGIEYAGVAAYLADAENGNVNLFI
- a CDS encoding rhodanese-like domain-containing protein is translated as MDILINIVLFGLVAWFLFTRFAPVKGMKQITTTDLRGVLKSTSSQLIDVRTQSEFKANHIKRFKNIPLDEVEARLHELSKDREVIVICQSGMRSNKASKLLIKHGFTKVTNVKGGMSAW